A genomic window from Sulfurospirillum multivorans DSM 12446 includes:
- the rpoC gene encoding DNA-directed RNA polymerase subunit beta', which yields MKRLEPIEIHEESRPRDFKAFQLRLASPEKIRSWSYGEVKKPETINYRTLKPERDGLFCAKIFGPVRDYECLCGKYKKMRYKGIKCEKCGVEVTSTKVRRSRMGHIELVTPVAHIWYVNSLPSRVGTLLGVKMKDLERVLYYEAYIVEQAGEAFYDAENKNKVALYDVLNEEQYQALQQKFEDTGFVAKMGGEVIRNLLASLDLVEVLGQLKEDINLTSSEAKKKTIIKRLKVVEAFLHSGNRPEWMMITMLPVLPPDLRPLVALDGGKFAVSDVNDLYRRVINRNARLKRLMELDAPEIIIRNEKRMLQEAVDALFDNGRRANAVKGANKRPLKSLSEIIKGKQGRFRQNLLGKRVDFSGRSVIVVGPNLRMDQCGLPKQMALELFKPHLLARLEEKGYATTVKQAKKMIDSKTNEVWECLAEVVKGHPVMLNRAPTLHKLSIQAFHPVLIDGKAIRLHPLVCSAFNADFDGDQMAVHVPLSQEAIAECKILMLSSMNILLPASGKAVTVPTQDMVLGLYYLTLEKPHAKGSNKIFANVDEVHIAIDAGFLDIHAKIKTRINDRILFTTAGRLILKSILPSFVPEELWNRVLKKKNIGGLVDHIFKEGGIGITAGFLDNLKTLGFKYATQSGISVSIDDIRVPDTKVKKIKEAKKKVREIQKQFSSGLLTEQERYNKIIDIWTDTNNDVASEMMKLTESHKGGFNSIYMMADSGARGSAAQIRQLAGMRGLMAKPDGSIIETPIISNFREGLNVLEYFISTHGARKGLADTALKTANAGYLTRKLIDVAQNVKVTMDDCGTHEGVEITEISESGELVESLYERATGRVLAEDVIDTITNEVLFTEGTLIDEKSAQALKEASIKSVVIRTPITCKAKKGVCAKCYGTNLAEGTLVRPGEAVGIISAQSIGEPGTQLTLRTFHIGGTASTESQDRQVIAQKEGFIRYYNVKTYATKEGKNIVANRRNAAILLVEPKIKAPFKGTIEIDTAHEETAITMSGTAGETIRYTLRKSDFAKPNELAGVSGKIEGKFYIPYVSGDVVELNESIVEVIKEGWNVPSRIPYASELKVKNGEPIIQKIHADAKGLVKYYKLRGDYLERIHDIEKGHIVKEKGIFAVVADDDDREAIRHYIPRDSIIDVNDNSIVEGKTLLAYPSTSEQITIAEWDPYSTPIIAEDAGTITFEDIEPGISATEQFDDMTGQSRLVINEYLPSGMKPTIIIANKNGEIVKYQLEPKTAIFVQNGVTVGLADLIGRTPKAIAKSKDITGGLPRISELFEARRPKNATVIAEIDGTIRFGKPLRSKERIIIEAVDGTSVEYLVDKNTQIHVQAGEFVHAGERLTDGVISSHDILRIMGEKALHYYLISEIQQVYRGQGVTINDKHIEVIVSQMLRQVRIVDSGDTKFIMGDLISRRRFREENEAVMKIGGEPAIAEPTLLGVTRAAIGSDSVISAASFQETTKVLTEASIAGKMDMLEDLKENVILGRMIPVGTGLYQNKSFNLELNPSRG from the coding sequence ATGAAACGACTAGAACCAATTGAGATTCACGAAGAGAGCCGTCCTAGGGACTTTAAAGCATTTCAACTAAGACTTGCAAGCCCAGAGAAGATCCGCTCATGGAGTTATGGTGAGGTCAAAAAGCCAGAAACCATTAACTATCGTACGCTCAAACCAGAGCGTGATGGCCTTTTTTGTGCGAAAATCTTTGGACCCGTTAGAGATTATGAATGTCTATGCGGAAAATATAAAAAGATGCGTTACAAAGGCATTAAATGTGAGAAGTGTGGCGTTGAAGTCACGAGTACCAAAGTAAGACGTTCCCGTATGGGTCACATCGAGTTAGTAACTCCTGTGGCGCATATTTGGTATGTTAACTCACTTCCAAGCCGTGTGGGAACACTGCTTGGCGTTAAGATGAAAGATCTTGAGCGCGTACTTTACTATGAAGCCTACATTGTTGAACAAGCAGGCGAAGCATTTTACGATGCTGAAAATAAAAACAAAGTCGCTTTGTACGATGTTTTAAATGAAGAACAATACCAAGCACTCCAACAAAAATTTGAAGACACCGGTTTCGTGGCTAAAATGGGTGGAGAGGTTATTCGTAATCTATTAGCAAGTTTAGATCTTGTAGAGGTTCTTGGACAGCTTAAAGAAGACATTAACCTAACCAGTTCAGAAGCGAAGAAAAAAACGATTATTAAACGTCTGAAAGTGGTTGAAGCATTCCTTCACAGTGGCAATCGCCCTGAGTGGATGATGATTACAATGCTCCCCGTACTTCCCCCAGATCTTAGACCACTTGTGGCACTTGATGGCGGAAAGTTTGCGGTCAGTGACGTGAATGATCTTTATCGTCGTGTTATCAACAGAAATGCTCGTTTGAAACGTTTGATGGAACTTGATGCGCCTGAGATTATTATTCGCAACGAAAAAAGAATGCTTCAAGAAGCCGTTGATGCGTTGTTTGATAATGGTCGTCGTGCCAATGCGGTCAAAGGTGCTAACAAGCGTCCTTTAAAATCGCTCTCAGAGATTATCAAAGGTAAACAAGGCCGTTTCCGTCAAAACCTTCTCGGTAAAAGGGTTGACTTCTCGGGTCGTTCGGTTATCGTTGTTGGACCAAATTTGAGAATGGATCAATGTGGTCTTCCAAAACAGATGGCTCTTGAATTATTTAAACCCCATTTGTTAGCGCGTCTTGAAGAAAAAGGGTATGCTACAACGGTTAAACAAGCAAAGAAAATGATCGATAGCAAAACCAATGAAGTATGGGAATGTCTCGCTGAAGTGGTTAAAGGTCATCCGGTTATGTTAAACCGTGCGCCGACACTTCACAAACTCTCTATTCAGGCGTTTCACCCTGTTTTGATTGATGGAAAAGCGATTCGTTTGCATCCTCTTGTTTGTTCTGCATTCAACGCGGACTTCGACGGCGATCAAATGGCGGTTCACGTTCCATTGTCTCAAGAGGCCATAGCAGAGTGTAAAATTTTGATGCTAAGCTCGATGAATATCTTACTTCCAGCTTCGGGTAAAGCGGTCACCGTTCCAACCCAAGATATGGTTTTGGGTCTTTATTACTTAACACTCGAAAAACCACATGCAAAAGGAAGTAATAAAATTTTTGCCAATGTGGATGAAGTTCATATTGCAATTGATGCAGGATTTTTAGATATTCATGCAAAAATTAAAACACGTATTAACGATAGAATACTCTTTACCACAGCGGGTCGTTTGATTTTAAAATCAATCTTACCTTCTTTTGTTCCTGAAGAGCTATGGAACAGAGTGTTGAAGAAGAAAAATATTGGTGGTTTGGTTGATCATATCTTTAAAGAGGGTGGTATTGGTATCACTGCAGGATTCTTGGATAACCTTAAAACACTTGGTTTTAAATATGCGACACAATCAGGAATTTCAGTCTCTATTGATGATATTCGTGTGCCTGATACCAAAGTGAAAAAGATTAAAGAAGCGAAGAAAAAAGTACGTGAGATCCAAAAACAGTTCAGTTCAGGTTTATTGACCGAGCAAGAGCGTTATAACAAAATTATTGATATTTGGACCGATACGAACAATGACGTAGCTTCGGAGATGATGAAGCTTACAGAGAGTCATAAAGGCGGCTTTAACTCCATTTACATGATGGCAGACTCTGGTGCGCGTGGTTCTGCTGCGCAAATCCGTCAGTTAGCTGGTATGAGGGGTCTTATGGCAAAACCTGATGGAAGTATTATTGAAACACCAATTATTTCAAACTTCCGTGAAGGTCTAAATGTTCTTGAGTACTTTATTTCAACGCACGGTGCGCGTAAAGGTCTTGCGGATACCGCTCTTAAAACAGCGAACGCGGGTTACTTGACACGTAAACTGATCGACGTTGCACAAAACGTTAAAGTAACGATGGATGATTGTGGTACACACGAAGGTGTTGAAATCACAGAAATCAGTGAGAGCGGTGAGCTTGTTGAATCACTTTATGAGAGAGCAACAGGTCGTGTTTTAGCTGAAGATGTTATCGATACGATTACCAATGAAGTCCTTTTCACAGAGGGAACATTGATTGATGAGAAGAGCGCACAAGCCCTTAAAGAGGCGAGCATTAAGTCGGTGGTTATTCGTACACCGATTACATGTAAAGCTAAAAAAGGTGTCTGTGCAAAATGTTATGGTACCAACTTGGCTGAGGGAACTTTGGTTCGCCCGGGCGAAGCGGTTGGTATTATTTCAGCACAATCCATTGGTGAGCCAGGTACACAGTTAACCCTTCGTACATTCCACATCGGTGGTACGGCATCAACCGAATCTCAAGATCGTCAAGTTATTGCTCAAAAAGAGGGTTTTATTCGTTATTACAATGTAAAAACGTATGCAACCAAAGAGGGTAAAAACATCGTTGCGAATCGTAGAAATGCAGCCATCTTACTTGTTGAGCCAAAGATCAAAGCACCGTTTAAAGGTACGATTGAGATCGATACAGCGCACGAAGAGACAGCGATTACGATGAGTGGAACAGCGGGTGAGACTATTCGCTATACGCTTCGTAAAAGTGACTTTGCTAAGCCAAATGAGCTTGCGGGTGTTAGTGGTAAAATTGAAGGTAAATTCTACATCCCTTACGTTAGTGGTGATGTGGTTGAGCTGAATGAAAGTATCGTAGAGGTGATTAAAGAGGGTTGGAACGTTCCAAGCCGTATTCCTTATGCGAGTGAACTTAAAGTCAAAAATGGTGAGCCAATTATCCAAAAAATTCATGCGGATGCGAAAGGTCTTGTCAAATACTATAAACTTCGTGGGGATTATTTAGAGCGTATCCACGATATTGAAAAAGGTCATATTGTTAAAGAAAAAGGTATCTTTGCAGTTGTTGCGGATGATGATGACAGGGAAGCGATTCGTCATTATATTCCACGTGATTCCATTATTGATGTCAATGACAACAGTATAGTTGAAGGTAAAACACTGCTTGCGTATCCGTCCACCAGTGAGCAAATTACGATTGCTGAGTGGGATCCGTATTCAACTCCAATTATTGCGGAAGATGCGGGTACGATTACGTTTGAAGACATTGAACCTGGTATTAGTGCGACAGAGCAATTCGATGATATGACCGGTCAAAGTAGACTTGTGATCAACGAGTACCTTCCAAGTGGCATGAAACCTACGATCATCATTGCCAATAAAAACGGTGAGATTGTGAAGTACCAATTAGAGCCAAAAACAGCGATTTTCGTTCAAAACGGTGTGACCGTTGGCTTGGCTGATTTAATCGGTAGGACACCAAAAGCGATTGCAAAATCGAAAGATATTACCGGTGGTCTTCCACGTATTAGTGAACTTTTTGAAGCGCGTCGTCCTAAAAATGCAACTGTAATTGCGGAAATTGATGGAACGATTCGTTTTGGAAAGCCATTACGTTCTAAAGAGCGTATTATCATTGAAGCCGTTGATGGTACAAGCGTTGAGTACTTAGTCGATAAAAATACACAAATCCACGTTCAAGCGGGCGAGTTTGTGCATGCGGGTGAGCGACTCACCGATGGTGTGATTTCAAGTCATGATATTTTACGTATTATGGGTGAAAAAGCATTGCATTATTATTTGATCAGTGAAATTCAACAAGTCTACCGTGGACAAGGTGTTACGATTAACGATAAACACATTGAGGTTATCGTTTCTCAAATGCTTCGTCAAGTCAGAATTGTTGACAGTGGCGATACGAAGTTCATTATGGGTGATTTGATTAGCCGTAGACGATTCCGTGAAGAGAATGAAGCGGTCATGAAAATAGGTGGAGAGCCAGCGATTGCTGAGCCAACACTTTTAGGTGTAACACGCGCCGCAATTGGTAGTGATAGTGTTATCTCGGCAGCATCCTTCCAAGAGACAACTAAAGTTCTTACTGAAGCGAGTATCGCAGGTAAGATGGATATGCTTGAAGATCTTAAAGAAAATGTTATTTTAGGACGTATGATTCCAGTTGGAACGGGTCTGTATCAAAACAAAAGCTTTAATCTAGAGTTGAACCCAAGTAGAGGTTAA
- the rpsL gene encoding 30S ribosomal protein S12 produces MPTINQLVRNERKKVIKKSKSPALDKCPQRRGVCTRVYTTTPKKPNSALRKVAKVKLTSGFEVISYIGGEGHNLQEHSIVLVRGGRVKDLPGVKYHIVRGALDTSGVAKRTVSRSKYGTKRPKAK; encoded by the coding sequence GTGCCAACCATTAACCAACTCGTCAGAAATGAGAGAAAAAAGGTGATTAAGAAATCAAAATCACCTGCACTTGATAAGTGCCCTCAAAGAAGAGGCGTTTGTACAAGAGTTTATACGACAACTCCTAAGAAACCAAACTCTGCTTTGAGAAAAGTTGCCAAAGTCAAATTGACCAGCGGTTTTGAAGTCATTAGCTACATCGGTGGCGAGGGACACAACCTACAAGAACACTCCATTGTATTGGTACGTGGCGGTAGGGTAAAAGATTTACCAGGTGTTAAGTACCATATCGTACGTGGTGCGCTTGATACTTCAGGTGTTGCAAAAAGAACGGTGTCTAGAAGTAAATACGGTACCAAAAGACCAAAAGCTAAATAA
- the rpsG gene encoding 30S ribosomal protein S7, with protein MRRRKAPVREVLPDPIYNNKVITKFINALMYDGKKSVATKVFYGALELAEKRSGTLKGIEIFNTAMDNVKPVMEVKSRRVGGATYQVPVEVRPARQQALALRWLVSYSRKRSERTMVERLANELLDAANSRGATFKKKEDTYKMAEANKAFAHYRW; from the coding sequence ATGAGAAGAAGAAAAGCTCCCGTAAGAGAAGTACTACCGGATCCAATTTATAATAATAAAGTGATTACAAAGTTCATCAATGCGTTGATGTATGATGGTAAAAAAAGTGTTGCAACCAAAGTATTTTATGGTGCATTAGAATTAGCTGAAAAAAGAAGTGGAACTTTAAAAGGTATTGAGATTTTTAATACAGCTATGGATAATGTTAAGCCTGTCATGGAAGTAAAAAGTAGACGTGTAGGTGGTGCAACATACCAAGTTCCAGTAGAAGTTAGACCTGCAAGACAACAAGCATTGGCTCTTAGATGGTTGGTTTCTTATTCACGTAAAAGAAGTGAAAGAACCATGGTTGAGAGGTTGGCAAATGAACTTTTAGATGCGGCTAATAGCAGAGGCGCAACATTTAAGAAAAAAGAAGATACTTATAAAATGGCAGAAGCAAACAAAGCGTTTGCTCACTATCGCTGGTAG
- the fusA gene encoding elongation factor G, producing the protein MARNTPISMVRNIGIAAHIDAGKTTTTERILFYTGMSHKIGETHEGSATTDWMEQEKERGITITSAAVTCTWKDHQINIIDTPGHVDFTIEVERSMRVLDGAVAVFCAVGGVQPQSETVWRQANRYKVPRMVFVNKMDRVGADFYNVEAQIKNRLKANPVPIQIPIGAEENFKGVIDLVEMKALVWDDDAAMGSNYQVVEIPADLMDKATEYRERMVEAVSETSDELMEKYLGGEVLTNVEIKAGIKAGCLAMTFIPMICGTAFKNKGVQPLLDAVIDYMPSPTEVHAIKGEYEDGHECVVDSTDEGEFAALAFKIMTDPFVGQLTFVRVYRGSLESGSYAYNTTKDKKERIGRLLKMHANKREEIKVLHSGEIGAVVGLKDTLTGDTLASEKDPVILERMVFPDPVISVAVEPKTKADQEKMGIALQKLAQEDPSFRVETDEESGQTIISGMGELHLEILVDRMLREFKVSAEVGQPQVAYRETIRASVNQEYKYAKQSGGRGQYGHVYLKIEPQDAGKGYEFVNDIKGGAIPKEFIPAVDKGIKEALGAGVLAGYKVEDIKVTLYDGSYHDVDSSEMAFKLAASMGFKEGCRKAKPVILEPIMKVEVETPEDFMGDVIGDLNRRRGQINSMDDRSGNKIVNAFCPLAEMFGYSTDLRSQTQGRASYSMEFDHYDEVPRNVAEEIIKKRNG; encoded by the coding sequence ATGGCAAGAAATACCCCTATAAGCATGGTACGTAATATCGGTATTGCTGCGCACATCGATGCCGGTAAAACCACAACAACAGAAAGAATCCTTTTTTATACTGGGATGTCTCACAAAATTGGTGAAACACATGAAGGCTCAGCAACAACAGATTGGATGGAGCAAGAGAAAGAAAGAGGGATTACTATTACTTCTGCTGCGGTAACATGTACATGGAAAGATCATCAAATTAACATTATCGACACCCCCGGCCACGTTGACTTCACCATTGAAGTTGAGCGTTCTATGCGTGTTCTTGATGGCGCTGTAGCTGTATTTTGTGCAGTTGGTGGCGTTCAACCACAATCTGAAACGGTTTGGAGACAAGCGAATCGCTACAAAGTTCCAAGAATGGTATTTGTTAATAAAATGGACCGCGTTGGTGCAGATTTCTATAACGTTGAAGCACAAATTAAAAATCGTTTAAAAGCAAACCCAGTACCTATTCAAATTCCTATTGGTGCAGAAGAAAACTTTAAAGGTGTGATTGATCTCGTAGAGATGAAAGCACTTGTTTGGGATGATGACGCGGCTATGGGTTCAAACTACCAAGTCGTTGAAATTCCAGCAGACCTAATGGATAAAGCAACTGAATATCGAGAGAGAATGGTTGAAGCTGTTTCTGAGACCAGTGATGAGTTGATGGAAAAATACCTTGGTGGCGAAGTGCTTACCAATGTTGAAATTAAAGCAGGTATTAAAGCGGGATGTCTAGCAATGACATTTATCCCTATGATTTGTGGAACAGCCTTTAAAAACAAAGGTGTTCAACCCCTTCTTGACGCGGTTATTGATTATATGCCTTCACCTACGGAAGTACACGCAATTAAAGGCGAGTATGAAGATGGACATGAGTGTGTTGTTGATTCAACCGATGAGGGTGAATTTGCTGCACTTGCATTTAAAATTATGACCGATCCATTTGTGGGTCAATTAACCTTCGTTCGTGTTTACCGTGGTTCATTGGAAAGCGGAAGTTATGCGTACAATACCACCAAAGATAAAAAAGAGAGAATTGGTCGTTTGCTAAAAATGCATGCGAACAAAAGAGAAGAGATCAAAGTCCTTCACTCAGGTGAAATCGGTGCGGTTGTAGGTCTTAAAGACACACTAACGGGTGATACACTTGCAAGTGAAAAAGATCCTGTCATTTTAGAGCGAATGGTGTTTCCAGACCCCGTTATCTCTGTTGCCGTTGAGCCTAAAACCAAAGCGGATCAAGAGAAAATGGGTATCGCCCTTCAAAAATTGGCTCAAGAAGATCCAAGCTTTAGAGTTGAGACTGATGAAGAGAGTGGTCAAACGATCATCTCTGGTATGGGTGAGCTTCACTTAGAGATTCTTGTTGATCGTATGTTACGTGAGTTTAAAGTAAGTGCTGAAGTCGGTCAACCACAAGTTGCTTACCGTGAGACAATCCGTGCATCTGTTAACCAAGAATACAAATACGCAAAACAATCTGGTGGTCGCGGTCAATACGGTCACGTTTACCTCAAAATCGAACCTCAAGATGCGGGTAAGGGTTATGAATTTGTTAACGATATCAAAGGTGGAGCGATTCCAAAAGAGTTTATTCCTGCGGTTGATAAAGGTATCAAAGAAGCTCTTGGTGCGGGTGTACTTGCTGGTTATAAAGTGGAAGACATTAAAGTTACCCTTTATGATGGAAGTTACCATGATGTTGACTCCTCTGAGATGGCATTTAAACTCGCTGCTTCTATGGGCTTTAAAGAGGGTTGTCGTAAGGCAAAACCGGTTATTCTTGAGCCAATCATGAAAGTGGAAGTTGAGACACCTGAGGACTTTATGGGTGATGTTATCGGCGATCTTAACCGACGTCGTGGACAAATCAACTCAATGGATGATCGAAGTGGTAACAAAATTGTTAACGCATTCTGCCCATTGGCTGAAATGTTCGGTTACTCTACGGATCTTAGAAGTCAAACTCAAGGTCGTGCTTCTTACTCTATGGAATTCGATCATTATGATGAAGTACCTAGAAACGTTGCCGAAGAGATTATCAAAAAACGTAACGGTTAA
- a CDS encoding methionine ABC transporter ATP-binding protein — translation MIDIKHLSKSFNDQKVLDDISLHVNAGEIFAIVGHSGAGKSTLLRCINGLERFSDGDLMVLDKEVKTLNERGLNELRSQIGMIFQNFSLLNQKNVYENIALPMKVWGYSKEAIQKRVDELLNLVGLESKKFVYPKELSGGQKQRVAIARALTLNPKILLSDEATSALDPNTTKSILELLQEINIKLGVTIIIVTHEMDVVKRVASRALLLEDGKVIGLGRIEDLFLRPDEKMMRFLGEDEELPAEGVNIRLFFPSNVSYQPIVTQMARELNINFNIVWGKLEKLNDHVVGSLVINVDEEASLKITDYLHEKTEVIWEAL, via the coding sequence GTGATAGATATAAAACATCTCAGCAAATCTTTTAATGATCAAAAAGTTTTAGATGACATCAGTTTACATGTAAACGCAGGAGAAATATTTGCCATCGTTGGGCACAGTGGTGCTGGCAAATCAACACTGCTTCGTTGCATCAACGGGCTTGAACGCTTTAGCGATGGCGATCTTATGGTGTTAGACAAAGAGGTTAAAACCCTCAATGAGCGCGGTCTTAATGAACTAAGAAGTCAAATTGGTATGATTTTTCAAAATTTTTCGTTACTCAATCAAAAAAATGTCTATGAAAACATTGCACTTCCTATGAAAGTGTGGGGTTACAGCAAAGAAGCCATTCAAAAAAGAGTCGATGAACTCCTCAATCTTGTGGGACTGGAGAGTAAAAAATTTGTCTATCCCAAAGAGCTCAGCGGTGGTCAAAAACAGCGTGTTGCGATTGCCAGAGCACTTACACTCAATCCCAAAATCCTTCTCAGCGATGAAGCCACATCTGCACTTGATCCCAATACCACCAAATCCATTTTAGAGCTTCTACAAGAGATCAACATTAAACTGGGCGTTACGATCATCATTGTTACGCATGAAATGGACGTTGTCAAAAGAGTCGCATCGCGTGCGTTGCTTTTGGAAGATGGAAAAGTGATTGGACTGGGTCGGATTGAAGATCTTTTTTTAAGACCCGATGAAAAGATGATGCGATTTCTTGGTGAAGATGAAGAACTCCCTGCTGAGGGTGTCAACATAAGGCTTTTCTTTCCCAGCAATGTCTCGTATCAGCCCATCGTAACCCAGATGGCACGCGAGCTTAATATCAATTTTAATATCGTCTGGGGAAAGCTTGAAAAGCTCAATGATCATGTGGTCGGTTCACTTGTTATCAATGTAGACGAGGAAGCCTCATTAAAAATAACAGACTATTTGCACGAAAAAACAGAAGTCATTTGGGAGGCACTCTAA